A genomic window from Thermosinus carboxydivorans Nor1 includes:
- a CDS encoding serine hydrolase: MKKWLIAIVLGITIVLANATVFGAPRPTAKEVTAYANTFEGSIGIYAKNLKTGKTYAYRSDVVFPTASTSKLVVALAAYKYLYPAADADKRTVYDDDIEKMITVSDNEAFYDLLNEFDEKMPAALARTLKDLRLKKTMIHDDRAFQLYNYHSVTTPKEMAAVMETIYRGKYLGKQTSQHLLDTLSRTIFTDEIPRYMLTPVMHKVGELDDVLCDVGIVDDGKNPILISVYTSSSAATDYKSDYIANIAAKVYNLLRK, encoded by the coding sequence ATGAAAAAATGGTTAATTGCAATCGTCCTAGGCATCACGATAGTACTTGCCAATGCGACCGTTTTTGGCGCGCCAAGACCGACCGCCAAAGAAGTTACGGCCTATGCCAACACTTTTGAAGGCAGTATCGGCATTTATGCCAAAAATCTCAAAACCGGGAAGACTTATGCCTATCGATCCGACGTTGTCTTCCCTACGGCCTCAACAAGCAAACTTGTTGTTGCGTTGGCCGCTTATAAGTACTTATATCCGGCCGCCGACGCCGACAAGCGAACCGTTTATGACGATGATATTGAAAAAATGATCACCGTCAGCGACAATGAGGCGTTTTATGATTTGCTCAACGAATTTGATGAGAAAATGCCGGCGGCGCTGGCCCGGACGCTCAAAGACTTGCGCCTGAAAAAAACGATGATCCATGACGACCGGGCTTTTCAGCTATATAATTACCACAGCGTAACCACCCCTAAAGAGATGGCGGCGGTAATGGAGACGATTTATCGGGGAAAATATTTAGGCAAACAAACATCGCAACATCTTTTGGATACGTTAAGCCGCACTATATTTACGGACGAAATCCCCCGTTACATGCTCACACCGGTGATGCACAAAGTGGGCGAACTGGATGACGTGCTATGTGATGTAGGGATTGTCGACGACGGCAAAAATCCAATCCTTATCAGTGTTTATACTTCATCTTCGGCCGCGACAGATTATAAGAGCGACTACATCGCCAATATCGCCGCCAAGGTATATAATCTCTTGCGTAAATAG
- a CDS encoding Crp/Fnr family transcriptional regulator, producing the protein MDSIEYLKKLPIFADLTDRQLAEIHSLTTERLYRKGMVIFMEGEPGEGFYFVKSGKVKIVKMTDDGREHIIHILGPGDLFAEVLLFNNRPYPATAIAAEDARVGMIKNTDLERLVLSNNLLALQLIKALSQRLLYAQQKIKNLALNDVTARTAETLLRLGKQHGRRTARGIEVELDLSRQDLASLVGTTRETVTRTLSSMKKDRLIDFDGDILILLQPEKLARLVQ; encoded by the coding sequence ATGGACTCCATTGAATACTTGAAAAAACTGCCGATTTTCGCCGACCTGACTGACCGGCAGCTGGCCGAGATCCACAGCCTCACCACCGAGCGGCTCTATCGCAAGGGCATGGTTATCTTTATGGAGGGCGAACCAGGCGAGGGTTTTTACTTTGTCAAAAGCGGCAAGGTCAAGATCGTCAAGATGACGGACGATGGCCGTGAACATATCATTCATATTCTGGGGCCCGGCGACCTGTTCGCCGAGGTGCTGCTTTTTAACAACCGGCCTTACCCGGCTACGGCCATCGCCGCCGAGGACGCGCGGGTCGGCATGATCAAAAACACCGATTTGGAGCGCTTGGTGCTAAGCAACAACCTCCTGGCGCTTCAGCTTATTAAAGCCCTTAGCCAGCGCCTGCTTTACGCTCAGCAGAAGATTAAAAATCTGGCTCTTAATGATGTGACCGCCCGCACGGCCGAAACGCTCCTCAGGCTGGGTAAGCAGCACGGCCGGCGGACGGCGCGGGGCATTGAAGTCGAGCTTGACCTATCGCGGCAAGATTTGGCCAGCCTGGTGGGAACGACACGGGAGACGGTCACCCGTACCCTCAGCTCCATGAAGAAAGACCGCTTGATTGACTTTGACGGCGACATCCTCATATTGCTGCAGCCCGAGAAGCTGGCCAGACTGGTACAGTAA